Proteins from one Sarcophilus harrisii chromosome 2, mSarHar1.11, whole genome shotgun sequence genomic window:
- the PRELID1 gene encoding PRELI domain-containing protein 1, mitochondrial has protein sequence MVKYFLGQSVLRSSWDQVFAAFWQRYPNPYSKHVLTEDIVHREVTPDQKLLSRRLLTKTNRMPRWAERFFPANVAHSVYILEDSIVDPQNQTMTTFTWNINHARLMVVEERCVYCVNPENSGWTEIRREAWVSSSLFGVSRAVQEFGLARFKSNVTKTIKGFEYILAKLQGEAPSKTLVETAKEATEKAKETALAATEKAKDLASKAATKKQQQQQQHYV, from the exons ATGGTGAAGTATTTCCTGGGGCAGAGCGTGCTCCGGAGCTCCTGGGACCAAGTGTTTGCTGCCTTCTGGCAGCGTTATCCCAACCCCTACAG CAAGCATGTGCTGACGGAGGACATTGTGCACCGGGAGGTGACTCCTGACCAGAAGCTGCTGTCCAGGCGGCTTCTAACAAAGACCAACAGGATGCCCCGCTGGGCGGAGCGCTTCTTTCCTGCCAATGTAGCTCACTCGGTGTACATCCTCGAGGACTCTATCGTGGACCCACAGAACCAGACCATGACCACTTTCACCTGGAACATCAACCATGCTCGGCTGATG GTGGTGGAGGAAAGATGTGTTTACTGTGTGAACCCTGAAAACAGTGGCTGGACTGAAATCCGACGGGAGGCCTGGGTCTCCTCCAGTTTGTTTGGGGTCTCCAGAGCTGTACAG GAATTTGGCTTAGCTAGATTCAAAAGTAATGTGACCAAGACCATCAAAGGCTTTGAGTACATCCTGGCCAAACTGCAAG GTGAAGCTCCTTCTAAGACACTTGTTGAAACAGCTAAGGAAGCAactgaaaaggcaaaggaaactgCTCTGGCAGCTACTGAGAAGGCCAAGGACCTGGCCAGCAAGGCAGCCAccaagaagcagcagcagcagcagcaacactATGTTTAA
- the RAB24 gene encoding ras-related protein Rab-24 isoform X3, translated as MSGQRVDVKVVMLGKEYVGKTSLVERYVHDRFLVGPYQNDTAGSERYEAMSRIYYRGAKAAIVCYDLTDSSSFERAKFWVKELQSLEESCQIYLCGTKSDLLEEDRRLRRVDFHDVQDYADDIKAQLFETSSKTGQSVDELFQKVAEDYVSVAAFQLMTEDKGVDLGQKSNTFFYSCCHH; from the exons ATGAGCGGGCAGCGCGTGGATGTGAAGGTCGTGATGCTGGGCAAGGAGTACGTGGGCAAGACGAGCCTGGTGGAGAGATACGTGCACGACCGCTTTTTGGTGGGGCCCTATCAGAAT GACACAGCTGGCTCGGAGCGATATGAGGCCATGAGTAGAATCTATTATCGTGGTGCCAAGGCAGCCATTGTCTGCTATG ATCTTACCGACAGCAGCAGTTTTGAACGAGCCAAATTCTGGGTAAAGGAGCTTCAGAGTTTAGAGGAG AGCTGTCAGATCTACTTGTGTGGCACCAAGAGTgaccttctagaggaagataGAAGACTACGCCGGGTTGACTTCCATGATGTCCAAGATTATGCAGATG ACATAAAAGCTCAGCTCTTTGAAACATCCAGCAAGACAGGCCAGAGTGTGG ATGAGCTGTTTCAGAAGGTGGCAGAAGATTATGTCAGTGTGGCTGCCTTCCAGTTGATGACAG AGGACAAAGGCGTTGACTTGGGTCAGAAGAGCAACACCTTTTTCTACAGTTGCTGCCATCACTGA
- the RAB24 gene encoding ras-related protein Rab-24 isoform X2, whose protein sequence is MSGQRVDVKVVMLGKEYVGKTSLVERYVHDRFLVGPYQNTIGAAFVAKVMSVGDRTVTLGIWDTAGSERYEAMSRIYYRGAKAAIVCYDLTDSSSFERAKFWVKELQSLEESCQIYLCGTKSDLLEEDRRLRRVDFHDVQDYADDELFQKVAEDYVSVAAFQLMTEDKGVDLGQKSNTFFYSCCHH, encoded by the exons ATGAGCGGGCAGCGCGTGGATGTGAAGGTCGTGATGCTGGGCAAGGAGTACGTGGGCAAGACGAGCCTGGTGGAGAGATACGTGCACGACCGCTTTTTGGTGGGGCCCTATCAGAAT ACCATTGGGGCAGCATTTGTGGCCAAGGTGATGTCTGTGGGAGACAGGACAGTGACACTGGGGATTTGG GACACAGCTGGCTCGGAGCGATATGAGGCCATGAGTAGAATCTATTATCGTGGTGCCAAGGCAGCCATTGTCTGCTATG ATCTTACCGACAGCAGCAGTTTTGAACGAGCCAAATTCTGGGTAAAGGAGCTTCAGAGTTTAGAGGAG AGCTGTCAGATCTACTTGTGTGGCACCAAGAGTgaccttctagaggaagataGAAGACTACGCCGGGTTGACTTCCATGATGTCCAAGATTATGCAGATG ATGAGCTGTTTCAGAAGGTGGCAGAAGATTATGTCAGTGTGGCTGCCTTCCAGTTGATGACAG AGGACAAAGGCGTTGACTTGGGTCAGAAGAGCAACACCTTTTTCTACAGTTGCTGCCATCACTGA
- the RAB24 gene encoding ras-related protein Rab-24 isoform X1 — protein MSGQRVDVKVVMLGKEYVGKTSLVERYVHDRFLVGPYQNTIGAAFVAKVMSVGDRTVTLGIWDTAGSERYEAMSRIYYRGAKAAIVCYDLTDSSSFERAKFWVKELQSLEESCQIYLCGTKSDLLEEDRRLRRVDFHDVQDYADDIKAQLFETSSKTGQSVDELFQKVAEDYVSVAAFQLMTEDKGVDLGQKSNTFFYSCCHH, from the exons ATGAGCGGGCAGCGCGTGGATGTGAAGGTCGTGATGCTGGGCAAGGAGTACGTGGGCAAGACGAGCCTGGTGGAGAGATACGTGCACGACCGCTTTTTGGTGGGGCCCTATCAGAAT ACCATTGGGGCAGCATTTGTGGCCAAGGTGATGTCTGTGGGAGACAGGACAGTGACACTGGGGATTTGG GACACAGCTGGCTCGGAGCGATATGAGGCCATGAGTAGAATCTATTATCGTGGTGCCAAGGCAGCCATTGTCTGCTATG ATCTTACCGACAGCAGCAGTTTTGAACGAGCCAAATTCTGGGTAAAGGAGCTTCAGAGTTTAGAGGAG AGCTGTCAGATCTACTTGTGTGGCACCAAGAGTgaccttctagaggaagataGAAGACTACGCCGGGTTGACTTCCATGATGTCCAAGATTATGCAGATG ACATAAAAGCTCAGCTCTTTGAAACATCCAGCAAGACAGGCCAGAGTGTGG ATGAGCTGTTTCAGAAGGTGGCAGAAGATTATGTCAGTGTGGCTGCCTTCCAGTTGATGACAG AGGACAAAGGCGTTGACTTGGGTCAGAAGAGCAACACCTTTTTCTACAGTTGCTGCCATCACTGA